Proteins encoded within one genomic window of Tolypothrix bouteillei VB521301:
- a CDS encoding cupin domain-containing protein, translating into MDIKIERQPIQERLKELDVFQWPIWTKEASKFPWTYQEQETCYFLEGDVLVTPDGGQPVQMGKGDLVTFPAGMSCTWDIRSDVKKHYCFE; encoded by the coding sequence ATGGACATCAAGATAGAACGTCAGCCGATCCAAGAACGCCTTAAAGAGTTAGATGTCTTTCAATGGCCAATTTGGACTAAGGAAGCCTCGAAGTTTCCATGGACTTACCAGGAGCAAGAAACTTGTTACTTTTTAGAAGGAGATGTGCTTGTGACTCCTGATGGCGGTCAACCAGTGCAAATGGGCAAAGGAGATTTAGTCACATTTCCGGCTGGAATGTCCTGCACCTGGGACATTAGAAGCGATGTCAAAAAACATTATTGTTTTGAGTAG
- a CDS encoding creatininase family protein, producing MLLHLSTWQEVEVYLQQSQGIILPIGSTEQHGPTGLIGTDAICADAIARGVGEATHAIVGPTINVGMALHHTGFPGTISLRPSTMIQLVRDYTTSLAKAGFTKFYFINGHGGNIATLKAAFSETYAHLEDLQIPNAHKVQCQIANWFMCSSVYKLAKELYGDQEGSHATPSEVAVTQYVYPEAIKQATLSSEVGSGHKIYGATDFRQKYPDGRMGSNPALATPEHGQQFYELAVKELSQGYLEFLNN from the coding sequence ATGCTGTTACATTTGAGTACTTGGCAAGAAGTAGAAGTTTATCTCCAGCAGTCTCAAGGTATCATTTTACCTATAGGCTCTACGGAGCAACACGGGCCCACGGGATTGATTGGCACAGATGCAATTTGTGCAGACGCGATCGCTCGTGGCGTGGGAGAGGCGACTCATGCAATTGTTGGTCCAACAATAAATGTTGGTATGGCGTTGCATCATACAGGATTTCCCGGCACGATCAGTTTGCGTCCGAGTACGATGATTCAACTCGTGCGGGACTACACTACCTCTCTGGCAAAAGCTGGTTTTACCAAGTTTTATTTTATTAACGGGCATGGGGGTAACATTGCGACCCTCAAGGCAGCTTTTTCTGAAACATACGCCCACTTGGAAGATTTACAAATTCCCAATGCCCATAAAGTGCAATGTCAAATTGCTAACTGGTTTATGTGTAGTTCGGTTTACAAGCTAGCAAAAGAATTATACGGCGACCAAGAAGGTTCTCATGCAACACCCAGTGAAGTAGCCGTAACCCAGTATGTTTATCCAGAAGCAATCAAACAAGCGACTCTTTCTTCAGAAGTTGGTAGCGGACATAAAATTTATGGTGCAACTGACTTTCGCCAAAAATATCCAGATGGCAGGATGGGTTCAAATCCTGCCTTAGCAACACCCGAACACGGTCAGCAGTTCTATGAATTAGCCGTCAAAGAACTGAGTCAGGGGTATCTGGAGTTTTTGAACAATTGA
- a CDS encoding EF-hand domain-containing protein, which produces MATVELEKKVMTEEEVTKLWEAFKVFDADGSGAISANELGQVMRSLGQSPNDTDLRDMIKEVDVDLSGSIDFEEFKTLMVSMQGDRKSRLKLAFSVFDEDGSGQITTNELHSIMSQFGLTDKELDEMIKEVDGDGDASIDFQEFMKLVPQESEITSGYKDSPIFLTSYPANNPPTVTSDIAAATTQAPTLLTITSSGQQIKSDDKEVARLKELLAQHPQDQKERATSRLQMQIGLFRLIQGAAYRSFRESFSANHETHLRVRNLPYKINDFVQFVEKAIALYKGLDVVEKACYPLLDAVVESIEAEYARLQDRIKNWNTIAKTPQMLVEEQAMQEARRKSISVREKFAAGVEFAITVKKKQFSFRDIATGVLAINELNRLRQMELNAELAPPPPKSAGDPKDYLQQWHRVILSDASEEISGAMMPVAYWYEDFMPKLLAAFSVNTATDIQSNTVPDEAALTQWYEATKASGEFDRYGADVVQNFSQCTPKQKLAVKQAWRLTHHYLNGVQKRRERQEFGRESGALSQYVAFIDVYLARSDVKDSQMRVSFPYYIGPAVWRFFHTTAEIVCAKPDAEQKTLVAVFQDFFKLFATMYPCPYCRHHLNMYVVQNKEVDMYPVEYLLLGRDPQLNNFEVSMEAKLSTVVDGPALRLFFWKLHNTVSSSIARSEEWYHKDEKAFYTTRYWPSLDSELARSKALKHLSISVDRLHRLYGIIKPASRLAGVRATLQKLLEKGDESGIKEACVLAEDYIKELEAAAIAGQFLQETYRFDPTIIDRTPYFTPEEEEYARSGVFVEVI; this is translated from the coding sequence ATGGCAACTGTAGAACTAGAAAAAAAGGTGATGACTGAAGAAGAAGTGACAAAGCTGTGGGAAGCATTCAAAGTATTTGATGCTGACGGTAGCGGTGCCATCTCAGCAAATGAATTAGGGCAAGTCATGCGATCGCTGGGGCAAAGTCCAAATGACACCGATTTGCGAGATATGATCAAAGAAGTAGACGTAGACTTATCAGGTAGTATTGATTTTGAGGAATTCAAAACCCTGATGGTGTCAATGCAAGGCGATCGCAAAAGCCGTCTTAAGCTAGCATTCAGTGTGTTTGATGAAGACGGTAGCGGTCAGATTACAACAAACGAACTACACAGCATCATGAGTCAGTTTGGGCTGACGGATAAAGAACTTGATGAGATGATTAAAGAGGTCGATGGCGATGGCGATGCCTCAATTGACTTTCAAGAGTTCATGAAACTGGTTCCACAAGAGTCAGAAATTACGAGTGGCTATAAAGATTCACCCATTTTTTTGACGAGTTACCCTGCAAATAATCCACCCACCGTCACCTCAGATATAGCTGCGGCTACTACGCAAGCACCTACCTTATTAACCATCACATCTTCCGGACAGCAAATCAAGAGCGACGACAAAGAAGTAGCGCGACTCAAAGAACTGCTCGCCCAACACCCACAAGACCAAAAAGAACGCGCCACTTCTCGCCTGCAAATGCAAATTGGGTTATTCCGCTTGATTCAAGGAGCCGCCTACCGCAGCTTCCGTGAAAGCTTCTCCGCCAACCATGAAACGCACCTGCGCGTGAGAAACTTGCCCTACAAAATTAACGACTTTGTGCAGTTTGTGGAGAAAGCAATCGCATTGTATAAAGGGTTAGATGTTGTAGAAAAAGCTTGTTACCCCCTGTTAGATGCAGTTGTTGAATCCATCGAAGCAGAATACGCCCGACTCCAAGACCGTATCAAAAACTGGAACACCATCGCAAAAACACCCCAGATGCTGGTTGAGGAGCAAGCGATGCAGGAAGCACGCCGTAAATCAATTTCCGTCAGAGAGAAGTTTGCTGCGGGAGTCGAGTTCGCAATTACCGTGAAGAAAAAGCAATTCAGCTTTCGCGATATTGCTACAGGTGTCCTTGCCATCAACGAACTCAACCGCCTCAGACAGATGGAACTAAATGCAGAACTTGCTCCACCACCCCCCAAATCAGCAGGCGATCCCAAAGATTACCTCCAGCAATGGCACCGCGTCATCCTCTCAGATGCGTCAGAAGAAATATCCGGTGCAATGATGCCAGTGGCTTACTGGTATGAAGATTTCATGCCAAAACTGCTAGCCGCCTTCAGTGTCAACACTGCTACAGATATCCAAAGCAACACCGTACCTGATGAAGCGGCTTTAACTCAATGGTATGAAGCTACCAAAGCATCTGGAGAATTTGACCGCTATGGAGCGGATGTAGTACAGAACTTTTCTCAATGTACTCCCAAACAAAAGCTAGCTGTGAAGCAGGCATGGCGTTTGACACATCACTATCTCAATGGCGTGCAAAAACGGCGTGAACGTCAAGAGTTTGGTCGCGAGTCAGGGGCGCTATCCCAGTATGTAGCATTTATTGATGTTTATTTGGCAAGAAGTGATGTTAAGGATTCCCAGATGCGGGTCAGCTTTCCTTATTACATTGGCCCTGCCGTGTGGCGTTTCTTCCACACCACAGCGGAAATTGTCTGTGCCAAGCCAGATGCAGAGCAAAAAACGCTGGTAGCAGTATTCCAAGACTTTTTTAAACTATTTGCCACGATGTACCCCTGTCCTTACTGTCGCCACCACCTCAATATGTATGTGGTACAGAACAAAGAAGTCGATATGTACCCAGTAGAATATCTATTACTCGGGCGCGACCCGCAACTCAATAATTTTGAGGTATCGATGGAGGCAAAACTGTCTACAGTTGTAGATGGCCCCGCCTTGCGCTTATTTTTCTGGAAACTACACAACACCGTCTCCTCATCAATTGCTCGCTCCGAAGAGTGGTATCATAAGGATGAGAAAGCTTTTTATACTACCCGCTATTGGCCCAGTCTCGACTCCGAATTGGCACGAAGCAAAGCACTCAAACATCTCAGCATCTCCGTCGATCGATTACACCGCCTCTATGGGATTATCAAACCAGCATCGCGGCTGGCTGGGGTAAGAGCAACGCTGCAAAAGCTACTGGAGAAAGGCGATGAGTCAGGCATCAAGGAAGCTTGCGTCCTAGCTGAAGATTATATTAAAGAATTGGAAGCAGCTGCGATCGCCGGACAATTTCTTCAGGAAACCTACCGCTTTGACCCAACAATTATCGATCGAACTCCTTACTTTACGCCTGAAGAGGAGGAGTATGCCCGCAGCGGCGTATTTGTAGAAGTGATTTAA
- a CDS encoding histone deacetylase family protein, producing the protein MTKFAVYLHPHTCYTSKPSHTISWIGYSFPYYSQVRLELAKQLTNYPILPIRKAQLTDYLQVHKDIYLKNLVFKALSQHDKIDNSLPRNGGECEGLEYCLPSYLYSLGGLLEAIDRMKKGVLERAYCFSLPGHHAHTDWGHGYCLLNPLAAAAKYAQIQGFQKILIVDWDIHHGDGTQSIFVNDRNVYCISIHNGTDLYMAKASDLKAGTTTVGLAVGHCNIPLIPQNFAVEVLTKLGIDGKFYTSHESLNAFQEALLQIPWTPDLILIFSGYDSHQDDCGKGITDWTNQEFKLLTLKVLELAKESLIPVISTHGGGYKLPVTVSAALSHVEILASS; encoded by the coding sequence ATGACAAAATTTGCTGTTTACCTACATCCACATACTTGTTACACATCTAAACCAAGTCATACGATTTCTTGGATAGGTTATTCATTCCCATACTACAGTCAAGTCAGACTTGAATTAGCCAAACAATTAACTAATTATCCAATACTACCAATACGAAAAGCTCAGTTAACTGATTATCTGCAAGTTCATAAAGATATTTATCTGAAAAATCTAGTTTTTAAAGCTTTAAGTCAACATGATAAAATTGATAATTCATTGCCAAGAAATGGTGGTGAATGTGAAGGATTAGAATATTGTCTACCTAGTTATTTGTACAGCTTGGGAGGATTACTCGAAGCAATAGATCGCATGAAAAAGGGAGTATTAGAGCGTGCTTACTGTTTTAGTCTACCAGGACATCATGCACATACAGATTGGGGGCATGGGTATTGTTTACTCAATCCTTTAGCAGCAGCAGCTAAATATGCTCAAATACAGGGGTTTCAAAAAATATTAATTGTTGATTGGGATATTCATCATGGTGATGGAACGCAATCTATTTTTGTTAACGATCGAAATGTTTACTGTATAAGTATACATAATGGTACTGACCTTTATATGGCTAAAGCTTCTGACTTAAAAGCAGGTACAACTACCGTTGGACTTGCAGTCGGACACTGCAATATCCCTCTAATTCCACAAAACTTTGCAGTGGAAGTTTTAACTAAATTGGGGATAGATGGAAAATTTTATACAAGCCATGAAAGTTTAAATGCTTTTCAAGAAGCACTATTACAGATACCTTGGACACCTGATTTAATTTTAATATTTTCTGGCTATGACTCACATCAAGATGATTGTGGAAAAGGAATTACAGATTGGACCAATCAAGAATTTAAATTATTAACTTTAAAAGTGTTAGAGTTAGCTAAAGAATCATTAATTCCAGTCATATCTACTCATGGAGGCGGGTATAAATTACCTGTAACTGTATCGGCTGCCTTAAGCCATGTAGAGATTTTAGCCAGCAGTTAA
- a CDS encoding malic enzyme-like NAD(P)-binding protein, protein MADLTPNSSFSVTIRVEIPNRIGMLATVTKAIATGGGNFGQIDLIEQTRAVSIRDITVDAASTEHAETIVQAVKALPDIKVLNVYDRTFNLHRGGKISIASRIPLKSVSDLAMAYTPGVGRICNAIAQNPEEVYNLTIKQNTVAIVTDGSAVLGLGNLGPAAALPVMEGKAMLFKEFAGLDAFPICLATQDTDKIVEAVKNIAPVFGGVNLEDIAAPRCFEIEARLRQELDIPVFHDDQHGTAIVTLAALLNALKLVHKSIADVRIVINGAGAAGVACARLLRKAGAEKIWMCDSKGILSVNRTDLTEEKREFAVKAQGTLAGALQGADVFIGVSVPGVLTPEMVRSMAKDPIVFAMANPIPEIQPELVKDDVAVMATGRSDYPNQINNVLAFPGVFRGALDCRAATITINMYLEAATAIASLVNPSDLDKEHIIPSVFDERVVTAVAGAVQRAARQEGIARS, encoded by the coding sequence ATGGCAGACCTGACTCCTAATTCTAGTTTTAGCGTGACAATCCGGGTAGAAATCCCCAACCGCATTGGAATGTTGGCGACTGTGACCAAAGCGATCGCAACTGGTGGTGGTAACTTTGGCCAAATTGACCTTATAGAACAGACAAGAGCTGTTTCGATTCGCGATATCACCGTCGATGCTGCTAGCACCGAGCATGCAGAGACAATTGTACAAGCGGTTAAAGCCTTACCAGATATAAAGGTCTTGAATGTCTATGACCGCACTTTTAATTTGCATCGTGGTGGAAAAATTAGCATTGCCAGTAGAATACCTCTTAAGAGTGTCTCCGATTTAGCAATGGCTTATACGCCGGGAGTAGGGCGCATATGCAATGCCATCGCTCAAAATCCTGAAGAAGTTTACAATTTAACAATTAAACAAAATACTGTAGCTATTGTTACTGATGGTAGCGCAGTCTTGGGATTGGGAAATCTCGGTCCGGCGGCGGCTTTGCCAGTTATGGAGGGCAAAGCCATGCTATTCAAGGAATTTGCAGGACTTGATGCTTTTCCCATTTGCTTGGCGACTCAAGACACTGACAAAATTGTCGAAGCTGTTAAAAATATTGCACCAGTCTTTGGGGGAGTGAACTTAGAAGATATTGCCGCTCCTCGTTGTTTTGAAATTGAAGCCAGACTGAGACAGGAACTAGATATTCCTGTTTTTCACGATGACCAGCACGGTACGGCTATCGTCACATTAGCTGCGTTGTTAAATGCCTTGAAGCTAGTCCATAAATCTATCGCAGACGTTCGCATCGTTATTAATGGTGCAGGAGCAGCGGGAGTCGCTTGTGCTCGATTGCTCCGCAAAGCAGGAGCAGAAAAAATTTGGATGTGCGATTCCAAAGGGATTCTTTCTGTCAATCGTACAGACCTTACAGAAGAAAAGCGCGAATTTGCTGTTAAAGCCCAAGGGACTTTAGCTGGTGCATTGCAAGGGGCTGATGTCTTTATCGGCGTTAGCGTACCGGGAGTCCTAACACCAGAAATGGTGCGTTCTATGGCAAAAGATCCGATTGTATTTGCAATGGCAAATCCAATTCCCGAAATTCAACCAGAATTGGTCAAAGACGATGTTGCTGTTATGGCAACAGGTCGCAGTGACTACCCAAATCAAATCAATAATGTTTTGGCTTTTCCTGGTGTTTTCCGGGGTGCTTTGGATTGTAGGGCAGCAACAATTACTATTAATATGTACTTAGAAGCGGCAACTGCGATCGCATCTTTAGTAAACCCTTCTGACCTTGACAAAGAGCACATCATTCCTTCCGTGTTTGATGAACGTGTCGTGACAGCTGTTGCAGGAGCTGTACAACGTGCAGCACGTCAAGAAGGTATTGCCAGAAGTTAA
- a CDS encoding DUF5615 family PIN-like protein gives MVQDAGNAEQGIPDEDVLAFAISQERSILTINRDDFIRLHRRNSKHFGIVVCTNNRNWEQFAARINEAVTAEGTLQGKLIRVVRPAS, from the coding sequence ATAGTTCAGGATGCTGGGAATGCAGAGCAAGGTATACCTGATGAGGACGTGCTGGCATTTGCCATCAGCCAAGAACGCTCGATTTTGACTATCAACAGAGACGATTTTATCCGTTTGCATCGTCGTAATTCCAAACACTTCGGTATTGTAGTTTGTACTAACAATCGTAACTGGGAACAATTTGCAGCACGGATAAATGAGGCTGTAACAGCAGAGGGAACTTTACAGGGAAAACTAATCCGTGTGGTACGTCCAGCTAGTTAG
- a CDS encoding alkaline phosphatase D family protein, translating into MRRSNFENYLSTKIKRRNLLIGAGGFLGFTIASQWSRRVLAQPKFSAYPFTLGVASGDPLPNGVVLWTRLAPDPLNGGGVPQENILVRWQLAADASMTKVVQKGFAVATPELGHSIHVDVQGLEPDRVYWYQFKVGNELSPIGRTRTAPALGTSISQLNFAFASCQEYQSGFYTAYKFMAEEDLNFVVHLGDYLYEGGISTSPTRVREHNSPEIITLKDYRNRYALYKSDPDLQASHAAFPWIVTWDDHEVDNNWAGFIPEDPDRQSPEQFRQRRRAAFQAYYEHMPLRLRSFPTGDDLKLYRRFAFGDLAYFHVLDTRQYRSDQVCLQTFPSAPDCPERLDSSLTLTGKEQEEWLFKGLERSPAQWNVLAQQIWFGQIDYQPGAEKAFNMDQWDGYPAARQRILDFIENRRPSNPVIITGDWHSFCVQDIKKNFDDPSSETLATEFAGTSISSLCSWAPNVQANLSENPHVKFFNGDVRGYISCQITRNTWRSDYRAVSTTANRDAATISNIASFIVTSGQPGAQKI; encoded by the coding sequence GTGCGCCGTTCAAATTTTGAGAATTATTTGTCAACAAAAATCAAAAGGAGAAACCTGTTAATTGGTGCTGGTGGGTTTTTAGGTTTTACAATTGCCAGCCAATGGTCACGTAGAGTACTAGCCCAGCCAAAGTTTTCTGCCTATCCTTTCACTCTTGGTGTTGCATCTGGAGATCCATTACCAAATGGAGTGGTTTTGTGGACGCGTTTAGCGCCCGATCCACTGAATGGTGGTGGTGTACCACAGGAAAATATTCTTGTACGGTGGCAATTAGCAGCCGATGCAAGTATGACAAAAGTGGTGCAGAAGGGCTTTGCTGTAGCAACTCCAGAACTAGGTCACTCCATACACGTTGACGTTCAAGGCTTAGAACCCGATAGGGTTTATTGGTATCAATTTAAGGTCGGAAATGAACTTAGCCCGATCGGACGTACTCGTACTGCACCCGCTTTAGGAACATCCATTAGTCAACTCAATTTTGCCTTTGCTTCTTGTCAGGAATACCAAAGCGGTTTTTACACAGCCTACAAATTCATGGCTGAAGAAGACTTAAACTTTGTTGTCCACTTGGGCGATTACCTTTACGAAGGTGGAATTAGCACCAGCCCCACAAGGGTGCGGGAGCACAATAGTCCGGAAATCATTACTTTGAAGGACTACCGCAACCGCTATGCCCTGTACAAGAGCGACCCAGATTTACAAGCATCTCATGCAGCTTTTCCTTGGATTGTGACTTGGGATGACCATGAGGTAGATAATAACTGGGCGGGTTTTATCCCAGAAGACCCAGATAGACAGTCGCCCGAACAATTTCGCCAGCGTCGTAGAGCCGCTTTCCAAGCATACTACGAGCATATGCCCTTACGCTTGAGATCGTTTCCAACGGGTGACGATCTCAAACTTTATCGGCGGTTTGCATTTGGCGATCTGGCTTATTTCCACGTGCTTGATACTCGTCAATATCGTTCAGATCAAGTCTGCTTGCAAACTTTTCCCTCTGCACCAGATTGCCCGGAGAGACTCGATTCTTCTCTCACTTTGACTGGTAAAGAACAAGAGGAATGGCTGTTTAAAGGATTGGAGCGATCGCCAGCCCAATGGAATGTTTTAGCTCAACAAATCTGGTTTGGACAAATTGACTATCAACCAGGAGCGGAAAAAGCATTCAATATGGATCAATGGGATGGTTATCCTGCTGCAAGGCAAAGAATTCTAGACTTTATAGAAAACCGTCGCCCATCCAATCCCGTGATTATCACAGGTGATTGGCACTCTTTCTGCGTTCAAGATATCAAGAAAAATTTTGACGATCCAAGTTCCGAAACCCTAGCTACTGAATTTGCTGGTACATCAATTAGTTCTCTTTGTTCTTGGGCTCCAAACGTCCAAGCAAACTTATCTGAAAACCCCCACGTCAAGTTTTTTAACGGTGATGTGCGAGGCTATATCAGCTGTCAAATTACACGCAATACTTGGCGGAGCGATTATCGAGCCGTTTCAACGACTGCTAACCGAGATGCTGCTACTATTAGCAACATTGCTTCGTTTATCGTTACTAGCGGACAACCGGGCGCTCAGAAGATTTAG
- a CDS encoding Uma2 family endonuclease, with amino-acid sequence MSDTITKPLSLQEFLKLPETNPASEYINGEIVQKPMPKGRHSRLQCKLCAVINQVAEDKKIAYGFPELRCSFGDRSIVPDVAVFQWRRISFTIDNEVPDNFEIPPDWTIEILSPEQKPNKVIGNILHCLEYGSRLGWFLDPDDLSILVFLPERQPLLIQGKGSVPVLPEIEIELTAEQVFGWLKMGS; translated from the coding sequence ATGAGTGACACAATTACCAAACCGCTCAGCCTACAAGAATTTCTCAAGCTTCCAGAAACCAATCCTGCAAGCGAGTACATCAACGGTGAGATTGTTCAAAAGCCAATGCCGAAAGGGAGACACAGCCGCCTGCAATGCAAACTTTGTGCTGTAATTAATCAAGTTGCAGAAGACAAAAAGATTGCCTATGGGTTTCCTGAATTACGGTGTAGCTTTGGAGATCGCTCAATCGTACCCGATGTGGCTGTATTTCAGTGGAGACGCATCTCATTTACAATCGATAATGAAGTTCCCGATAACTTTGAAATCCCTCCAGACTGGACAATTGAGATTCTCTCGCCAGAACAAAAACCCAATAAAGTGATTGGCAACATTCTCCACTGTCTGGAGTATGGCAGTCGCCTTGGATGGTTTCTCGATCCTGATGACCTCAGTATCTTAGTGTTTTTACCAGAGCGACAGCCATTGCTAATCCAGGGAAAAGGCTCTGTACCTGTGTTGCCAGAAATTGAAATTGAATTAACTGCCGAACAAGTTTTCGGTTGGTTAAAGATGGGCAGTTAG
- a CDS encoding alkaline phosphatase D family protein: MEHLHIERLLSTPLKRRNLLIGGGFLTGLALTTQWTSKVNAQPQFSNYPFSLGVASGEPYPRSVVIWTRLAPNPLNGGGMPSENVPVQWQVATDEKMTKVVRSGTTYAIPELGHSVHVVVEGLQPARWYWYQFKAGNEISPIGRTRTAPVVGQKIEQFRFAFASCQNWEDGYYAAYKHMAKEELDLVVHLGDYIYEGAANPARIRQHNGPEPVTLEEYRNRHALYKTDEDLQAVHAAFPWVVTWDDHEVDNNWADEIPQDPELQTREQFLARRAAAFQAYYEHMPLRPFSKPEGIDLQLYRRLTFGDLIEFNVLDTRQYRTDQPCDDGIKPRCEQAFDPSATLTGAKQEKWLFNNLDRSKARWNVLAQQIVFTQHDWTAGEESAFNVDAWDGYVAARQRILDFFNQRRPSNPVVISGDTHSSWVSDLLADFNNPNSPVVGTEFVGTSITSGFSASDRIEAALPESPWIKYFNGRQRGYVRCDLTHERWRSDYRLLPQSPPTGANVPDPNAPITTAASFELPNGGTVK, encoded by the coding sequence ATGGAGCATTTGCACATCGAGCGATTGCTATCAACCCCGTTGAAGCGTCGCAATCTTTTAATTGGTGGTGGATTCTTAACAGGTTTAGCGCTGACAACCCAGTGGACAAGTAAAGTTAATGCTCAACCTCAATTCTCCAACTACCCATTCAGTCTTGGTGTCGCATCAGGAGAGCCCTATCCCAGAAGTGTTGTCATTTGGACGCGATTGGCTCCCAATCCATTGAATGGAGGTGGAATGCCATCAGAAAATGTCCCCGTACAATGGCAAGTTGCTACTGATGAAAAAATGACGAAGGTTGTGCGGAGTGGAACAACCTATGCGATTCCCGAATTAGGACACTCAGTACACGTTGTTGTAGAGGGATTGCAACCGGCGCGATGGTACTGGTATCAGTTTAAAGCAGGCAACGAAATCAGCCCTATTGGACGCACTCGTACTGCTCCTGTTGTTGGACAAAAAATCGAACAGTTCCGCTTTGCATTTGCTTCTTGTCAGAATTGGGAAGATGGCTACTATGCAGCATATAAGCATATGGCAAAAGAGGAACTCGATCTCGTTGTGCATCTTGGTGATTACATATACGAAGGAGCGGCAAATCCCGCTCGTATCAGACAGCACAACGGACCGGAACCCGTTACGCTTGAAGAATATCGCAACCGCCATGCCCTTTACAAAACTGACGAAGATTTACAAGCCGTTCATGCTGCTTTCCCTTGGGTTGTGACTTGGGACGACCATGAAGTAGACAACAACTGGGCGGATGAAATTCCTCAAGACCCAGAATTACAGACCCGAGAGCAATTTCTTGCTCGTCGTGCTGCTGCTTTCCAAGCCTATTACGAACATATGCCACTGCGTCCTTTCTCAAAACCAGAAGGCATCGATCTGCAACTTTATCGACGTCTCACATTTGGTGACCTAATAGAATTTAACGTGTTGGATACCCGTCAATATCGTACCGATCAGCCTTGTGATGACGGAATCAAACCCCGTTGTGAACAGGCTTTTGACCCATCTGCTACTTTGACTGGTGCCAAACAGGAGAAATGGCTGTTTAATAATCTTGACCGTTCCAAGGCTCGTTGGAACGTTCTTGCCCAACAAATAGTCTTTACCCAACATGATTGGACTGCGGGAGAAGAGTCTGCTTTTAACGTTGATGCTTGGGATGGTTATGTAGCTGCGCGTCAACGCATCCTTGATTTCTTCAATCAACGCAGACCCTCTAACCCAGTTGTTATCAGCGGTGACACTCACTCAAGTTGGGTTAGTGACCTTTTAGCAGACTTTAACAACCCCAATTCTCCTGTAGTGGGGACTGAGTTTGTGGGTACTTCTATTACCTCCGGTTTCAGCGCTAGTGACAGAATTGAAGCAGCTTTACCCGAAAGCCCCTGGATAAAGTATTTTAACGGACGGCAACGCGGTTATGTTCGTTGCGACTTGACTCACGAACGTTGGAGAAGTGATTATAGATTGCTACCACAGTCTCCACCTACCGGAGCAAATGTTCCCGATCCTAATGCACCAATTACCACGGCTGCATCCTTTGAGCTTCCAAATGGGGGAACTGTAAAGTAA